The Candidatus Anaeroferrophillus wilburensis DNA segment GGCACTCTGCTTCGAGACCGGGGAGATGCCACTTTTGGCGGCGGTGAGATGAAGGGCGCCGTAATCCATCAAGGCGTTGTGCCAGTCGCGGCTGCGGCCCCGGGGCAGGCACTGCTCCGCCAGCTTTAGGATTTCGGCCGGGGAAGGATTGTCCAGGGAAAACTCGGCAATGTAGATGCGGCGGATATTGGTATCGATGGCAGCCAAATCCTCGTTGGCGGCAAAGATGCGGACCGCTTTTGAGGTATATTCACCGACCCCGGGAAGATGGCGGTAATCCCGGCAGGCGGCCAGCACGTCACCATCGTAGTCGGTGGTAATTGTTGCCGCCGCAGCCAGCAGCCGCTTTGCCCGGTTGTTGTACCCCAGACCCATCCAGAGCGACAGCACCTCCTTCAGCTCGGCTTTCGCCAGTGCCTTCGGACTTGACCAGCGGTCGAGCCAGCGTTCATAAAAAGGAATGACCCGCTCCACCTGGGTCTGCTGAAGCATGATTTCAGAAACCAGTATGCGATAGGGATCGGTGGTTCGCCGCCAGGGAAGATTCCTGCCCCGCTCCCCATAAAAATTCAGGATCCGCTCCTGGAATGCTGTAATTGCGCCTGTCTGCTTCATCCGCTTGCCTTAGAGCCATGATGTAGATACGAAACAGGAATGTCTTTTGGCAAAGAAAATGGCTTAAAAACTGTCTGATTCATCTTCTTCATCATCAACAAGAATAATCTCATCCGACGACAGCTCCCGTGCTGTGCCCCCTGCGGCCGGCAGTGCGTGCTGTTTTCTGGCCAGGGCATGGGGATTCTGCGGCCCGGCAAGGTAACCGCCAAAATCCTGATTGGCCTCTTCCAGCCGCTGCCCGCCGCCAGTCAGCAGGAACAAAAGATGAGTGACCACATCCTTCATGGCCACCGCCTGGGCGGCAAGCTCTTCAGCTGCCGATGAACTTTCTTCGGCGTGGGAAGCCACCTCCTGGGTAACTCCGTCGATCTGCCGCATGGCCTCGGTCACTTGTTCTATACCCTTGGCCTGTTCCCGGCTGGCGGCAGCAATCTCTTTTACCAGATTATCTACCTTTTCGTTGACCTCGTTGACTTGGGAAAAATCTTCCTGCACCCGACCCATAACTGCGGTTCCCTCGGCAATCCGCCGCACGGTATCCTCGATAAGTCCCTGGGTAGCTGAAGCAGCTTCAGCGGCTCTCCTGGCCAGGTTGCGAACCTCTTCGGCAACTACGGCAAAGCCGGCTCCGGACTCGCCGGCCCGGGCTGCCTCAACCGCGGCATTGAGCGCCAGCAGATTCGTCTGGAAGGCAATGTCGTCAATTGATTTGATAACTTTAGATATCTCTTGACCAGCAACCCCAATCCGCTCTATCGACCCGGCAAGTTCCTCCATCGCTTTGCTCGTCTGCAGCATGGTATCTCTCGCCTTATCGGCAAGCCGGTCGGCTTCCGTCGCATTATCGGCATTAC contains these protein-coding regions:
- a CDS encoding Fe-S cluster assembly protein HesB, which codes for MKQTGAITAFQERILNFYGERGRNLPWRRTTDPYRILVSEIMLQQTQVERVIPFYERWLDRWSSPKALAKAELKEVLSLWMGLGYNNRAKRLLAAAATITTDYDGDVLAACRDYRHLPGVGEYTSKAVRIFAANEDLAAIDTNIRRIYIAEFSLDNPSPAEILKLAEQCLPRGRSRDWHNALMDYGALHLTAAKSGISPVSKQSAFAGSVRQLRAQIVRELLTKGTIPLAAYQDDHRFAKALSGLQKEGLCRVEGQYLLIP